A single window of Sporosarcina sp. Marseille-Q4943 DNA harbors:
- a CDS encoding nucleotide sugar dehydrogenase: MNRKIAVVGLGYVGLPVAVAFGKKYPVIGYDINEQRIETLKLGVDYTNEVEPEDLKEAQLEFTNEGKRLKEADFIIVSVPTPINAHNQPDLTPLLKASETVGANLKKGTIVVYESTVYPGATEENCVPVLERASGLHCGKDFYVGYSPERINPGDKVHTFTNITKVVSGQTPEVLDIVADVYASVVSAGVHKASSIKVAEAAKVIENTQRDVNIALMNELALIFDRIGIDTSEVLEAAGTKWNFLKFTPGLVGGHCIGVDPYYLTHKAEMVGHHPEVILAGRRINDGIGRYIARALVKKLIKLNLPVQGARITVLGLTFKENVPDLRNSKVIDVIRELQEYGVDVQVADAHADPEEAVREYGLTLKPFDELLPADAAVLAVSHNEYIEAGWSQFDRLLKHGKGIVVDIKSVLDKESKPEKIDLWRL; the protein is encoded by the coding sequence ATGAATCGGAAAATTGCGGTTGTCGGATTGGGGTATGTTGGACTACCAGTTGCTGTTGCTTTTGGAAAGAAGTACCCAGTCATTGGATACGATATTAATGAACAACGTATTGAAACCTTGAAATTAGGCGTTGATTATACAAACGAAGTCGAACCTGAAGATTTGAAAGAAGCACAACTCGAATTTACTAATGAAGGGAAGAGGTTGAAAGAGGCGGATTTCATTATTGTATCAGTACCAACCCCGATAAATGCTCACAATCAGCCTGACTTGACTCCTTTATTGAAGGCATCTGAGACAGTTGGAGCGAATCTAAAAAAAGGAACAATCGTAGTTTATGAATCTACTGTATATCCGGGAGCCACAGAAGAGAATTGCGTTCCTGTATTGGAGAGAGCTTCAGGTCTACATTGCGGTAAAGATTTTTATGTTGGTTACTCCCCTGAACGGATTAATCCAGGGGATAAGGTACATACATTTACCAATATAACTAAAGTCGTTTCTGGACAAACACCAGAAGTGTTGGACATTGTAGCAGATGTCTATGCAAGTGTTGTAAGTGCTGGAGTACATAAAGCAAGTTCCATTAAAGTGGCGGAGGCTGCAAAAGTGATTGAAAATACGCAGCGTGATGTGAATATCGCTTTGATGAACGAACTGGCTTTAATATTTGACCGTATTGGGATTGATACTTCTGAAGTGTTGGAAGCAGCGGGAACGAAGTGGAATTTCCTTAAGTTCACCCCTGGGCTAGTTGGTGGTCACTGTATTGGAGTCGATCCGTACTATTTGACACATAAAGCAGAAATGGTCGGACACCATCCAGAAGTAATATTAGCAGGACGTCGTATAAACGACGGTATTGGTAGGTATATTGCGAGAGCATTAGTAAAGAAATTAATAAAACTTAATCTACCGGTTCAAGGTGCAAGAATAACTGTCCTTGGGTTAACGTTTAAGGAGAATGTCCCAGACTTGCGGAATTCTAAAGTGATTGATGTCATCCGTGAATTGCAAGAGTATGGTGTAGATGTGCAAGTGGCTGACGCTCATGCCGATCCTGAAGAGGCGGTTCGAGAATATGGATTGACTTTAAAGCCATTTGATGAGCTACTCCCTGCAGATGCAGCGGTATTAGCGGTTTCGCATAATGAATATATCGAAGCCGGTTGGTCACAGTTTGATAGGCTATTGAAGCATGGTAAAGGAATTGTTGTGGATATCAAGAGCGTGTTGGATAAAGAGAGTAAGCCTGAAAAAATTGATTTGTGGAGACTATGA
- a CDS encoding glycosyltransferase family 4 protein, with amino-acid sequence MTKKKILQVCAIDASVYSLLKPLIIRSMDKGYEVHNACTNTGRFESLESQGLTMVDIPIDRRIHPVKNLKSIWKLYRLMKIEKYDIVHVHTPIAALLGRIAAKLAGIQNIIYTAHGFYFHEEMSKRKYRLFFNIEKYAAKWMTDWLLLQSKEDYELALKNNFKTPAKTIHLSNGVDIWNKFNPEKILLSEINELTRELNLTESDIVFSFIGRLVKEKGIFELIEAFKRVVEKYPQCKLIIIGVLPTSERDQESYKRLSEQLVHPNIQAIGYRKDIPQLMAISDTFILPSHREGLPRSIIEAMAMAKPIIATNIRGCREEVFPDENGILFEKGNIDSLEGAMSLLAANESLRLRYSLRSRELVEELFDEEKVLTKQIQLFNRITSS; translated from the coding sequence TTGACTAAAAAGAAAATTTTACAGGTTTGTGCAATTGATGCAAGCGTTTATTCACTTCTAAAGCCTTTGATAATAAGGTCAATGGATAAGGGATATGAAGTCCATAACGCATGTACTAATACAGGGAGATTTGAATCGCTGGAATCGCAAGGATTAACGATGGTAGATATACCTATAGATCGTAGGATTCATCCGGTAAAAAATTTGAAATCAATTTGGAAACTATACAGGCTTATGAAGATAGAGAAATACGATATAGTCCATGTGCACACTCCTATTGCGGCATTATTAGGGAGAATAGCAGCCAAACTTGCCGGGATACAAAACATTATTTACACTGCACATGGGTTTTATTTTCATGAAGAAATGTCTAAAAGAAAGTATAGATTATTTTTCAATATAGAGAAATATGCTGCAAAGTGGATGACTGATTGGCTCTTGCTACAAAGCAAAGAAGATTATGAACTTGCTTTGAAAAATAATTTTAAGACCCCAGCAAAAACAATTCACCTTAGCAACGGTGTAGATATATGGAATAAATTTAATCCCGAGAAAATATTGTTGTCTGAAATAAATGAACTAACTAGAGAGTTGAATTTGACTGAAAGTGATATTGTTTTTTCATTCATTGGGAGACTTGTTAAGGAGAAAGGAATATTTGAGTTAATTGAGGCTTTCAAGCGAGTAGTTGAGAAGTATCCCCAATGTAAACTCATTATTATTGGGGTGCTGCCTACGAGTGAAAGAGATCAGGAAAGTTATAAAAGGTTGTCGGAGCAATTAGTTCACCCGAATATTCAAGCCATTGGATACAGGAAAGATATCCCGCAGTTAATGGCGATTTCAGATACATTCATATTGCCTTCACACAGAGAGGGTTTACCAAGATCAATTATTGAAGCCATGGCAATGGCGAAACCTATAATAGCGACTAATATTAGAGGATGTCGTGAAGAAGTATTCCCCGATGAGAATGGCATTCTTTTTGAAAAAGGAAATATTGATAGTCTTGAAGGTGCTATGAGCCTATTGGCGGCCAATGAAAGTCTACGATTGAGATATTCGTTAAGAAGCAGGGAACTTGTAGAAGAGTTATTTGACGAAGAAAAGGTATTAACAAAACAGATACAGTTGTTTAATAGAATCACAAGTTCTTAA
- a CDS encoding sugar transferase, which produces MRKRVFDFSVSLIAILLLSPVFVAIALLVRWKIGTPVLFKQKRPGLNEVPFYIYKFRSMTNDTDQTGKLLPNEQRITKFGRLLRKTSLDELPQLFNVLKGDISLVGPRPLLMDYLDLYSPEQSRRHHVLPGITGWAQINGRNAISWEEKFEYDVWYVDNHSIWLDIKILLLTMKKVFKSEGVNKSENITMDKFKGSDHKTKDEIE; this is translated from the coding sequence ATGAGAAAAAGAGTATTTGATTTCAGCGTTAGCCTGATAGCAATATTATTATTATCACCAGTGTTTGTTGCAATTGCGTTACTTGTTCGTTGGAAAATTGGTACACCAGTGTTATTTAAGCAAAAACGTCCTGGCTTGAATGAAGTTCCTTTTTATATCTATAAGTTTAGATCAATGACCAATGATACTGACCAAACGGGTAAATTGTTGCCTAATGAACAAAGAATTACTAAATTTGGAAGATTACTGCGAAAAACTAGTCTTGATGAATTGCCGCAATTGTTTAATGTATTAAAAGGGGATATTAGTTTGGTGGGGCCAAGACCACTATTAATGGATTATCTTGATTTATATTCTCCTGAACAATCGCGACGCCATCACGTTCTGCCAGGTATTACTGGTTGGGCTCAAATTAACGGTCGTAACGCTATTAGTTGGGAAGAAAAATTTGAATATGACGTCTGGTATGTCGATAATCACTCAATATGGCTAGATATAAAAATATTACTCCTTACGATGAAAAAGGTATTTAAATCTGAGGGTGTTAATAAAAGTGAGAATATTACTATGGATAAATTTAAAGGCTCTGACCATAAGACAAAGGATGAAATCGAATGA
- a CDS encoding DegT/DnrJ/EryC1/StrS aminotransferase family protein translates to MSGNEHKYINEAFETNWIAPLGPNVNAFEKELATYAGTAGAAATSSGTAAIHLALELFGVGHGDIVFCSSLTFVASANPILYVGAEPVFIDSEEETWNMSPVALACAFEDAQARRKLPKAVIVVNLYGQSAKMDELMEICERYEIPIIEDAAESLGSLYKGKKSGSFGHFGIYSFNGNKIITTSGGGILVSNDLEALARSRFLATQARDAAKHYQHSTVGYNYRMSNILAGVGRAQLEVLDERVQARRDVFDRYVQALGDIKGVHFMPELEGTYSNRWLTALTLDPEVIKVTPYDLIDLLEEENIEARPVWKPLHMQPLFEGCKFYPHGKGDVVSKRLFAEGLCLPSGSNMTVEEQERVIEVLRKHLLASNSLKSDEAVHEVYGKQ, encoded by the coding sequence ATGAGTGGGAACGAACATAAATACATAAACGAAGCGTTCGAAACGAATTGGATTGCACCACTTGGACCAAATGTGAATGCGTTTGAAAAGGAATTGGCAACTTATGCAGGTACGGCTGGTGCTGCCGCAACTTCTTCCGGGACAGCTGCAATCCATTTGGCACTTGAACTTTTCGGCGTTGGCCATGGTGATATTGTCTTCTGTTCGAGTTTAACTTTTGTTGCAAGCGCGAACCCGATCTTGTATGTCGGAGCTGAGCCTGTTTTCATTGATTCCGAGGAAGAGACATGGAATATGTCACCTGTCGCGTTGGCGTGTGCTTTTGAGGATGCCCAGGCTAGAAGGAAGTTACCCAAAGCGGTAATTGTCGTCAACTTGTACGGGCAAAGTGCGAAGATGGATGAACTGATGGAAATCTGTGAGCGATATGAAATTCCAATTATTGAAGATGCGGCAGAGTCGCTTGGCTCTCTCTATAAAGGTAAGAAGAGCGGATCATTCGGACATTTTGGCATCTATTCATTCAATGGAAACAAGATCATTACGACTTCAGGTGGCGGCATACTCGTATCAAATGACCTTGAGGCGTTAGCACGTTCACGCTTTTTGGCGACACAAGCACGAGATGCAGCGAAGCATTACCAGCATAGTACGGTAGGATATAATTACAGGATGAGTAATATACTTGCCGGTGTCGGCCGTGCTCAGCTTGAAGTGTTGGATGAGCGTGTACAAGCCAGACGAGATGTGTTTGACCGATACGTGCAAGCGTTAGGGGACATTAAAGGCGTCCATTTCATGCCGGAGTTGGAAGGGACGTATTCGAATCGTTGGCTGACGGCGTTGACGTTGGATCCTGAAGTCATTAAGGTAACCCCTTACGATCTGATTGATCTGCTGGAAGAAGAGAATATCGAAGCGCGTCCTGTGTGGAAACCGCTTCATATGCAGCCGTTGTTTGAAGGATGTAAGTTTTATCCTCATGGCAAAGGTGATGTAGTAAGTAAGCGATTGTTTGCTGAAGGGCTTTGTTTGCCGTCGGGGTCTAATATGACGGTGGAGGAGCAGGAGAGAGTTATAGAGGTTTTGAGGAAGCATTTATTGGCGAGTAATAGCTTGAAAAGTGATGAAGCTGTTCATGAAGTTTATGGAAAACAGTAA
- a CDS encoding M20 family metallopeptidase — protein MQSTETISLKQMLLATLENREEEMIQIRRYLHAHPELSFQEMETARFIEKFYEGKDVDVQTNIGNGFGIIVTIKGGKPGKTIGLRADFDALPIEEATDVPFKSKNPGVMHACGHDGHTAYMLVLADCLIQLKEDLHGTIKIIHQHAEETPPGGAKSIVESGILDDLDAVFGTHLMPAFPTGVIGYRSGFSMAGRTYFKLVIKGKGGHGSSPHQSNDPIVAGAYFVTAIQTIVSRRLNPFEMGVVTIGSFDGKGSFNVIKDSVELEGDVRYMNEESQKVIAEEIHRIAQGIELEFGVGCELTYIPDYPPLYNDPAVTANVVSILEQANDPHIQEIIEIPVSPASEDFSYYTEKIPGTFYNIGCKPKGVDKPYLNHHPKFDIDEAALLVSAKSVAHVVCEYNHNEGLPVSDASG, from the coding sequence ATGCAATCAACAGAAACAATCTCATTAAAACAAATGTTATTGGCCACGTTGGAAAACCGTGAAGAAGAAATGATCCAAATCCGGAGATATTTGCATGCGCATCCCGAATTGTCGTTTCAAGAAATGGAAACCGCACGTTTCATCGAAAAATTCTATGAAGGAAAAGACGTTGACGTCCAAACCAACATCGGGAATGGGTTTGGAATCATCGTAACAATTAAAGGCGGAAAGCCCGGTAAAACGATCGGACTGCGAGCAGATTTTGACGCACTTCCGATCGAAGAAGCGACAGACGTTCCGTTCAAATCAAAAAATCCGGGTGTCATGCATGCGTGCGGCCATGACGGACATACAGCCTATATGCTCGTTCTGGCCGACTGTCTGATCCAATTAAAAGAGGACCTCCATGGAACAATCAAAATCATCCATCAGCATGCGGAAGAGACACCGCCGGGCGGTGCAAAGAGCATCGTGGAGTCCGGAATCCTCGATGATTTGGATGCCGTCTTCGGCACGCATCTCATGCCTGCTTTTCCGACGGGCGTCATCGGTTATCGAAGCGGCTTCTCCATGGCTGGAAGGACATACTTCAAACTCGTTATTAAAGGCAAGGGAGGGCACGGGTCCTCACCCCATCAATCAAACGATCCGATCGTAGCAGGCGCATATTTTGTTACCGCAATCCAAACGATTGTGAGCCGTCGATTAAACCCATTTGAAATGGGCGTCGTCACCATCGGATCATTCGATGGAAAAGGGTCATTCAATGTGATCAAAGACAGTGTAGAACTTGAAGGCGATGTGCGCTATATGAATGAAGAAAGCCAGAAAGTGATAGCTGAGGAAATCCATCGAATCGCCCAAGGCATCGAACTGGAATTCGGCGTCGGCTGCGAACTCACATACATTCCGGATTACCCGCCTTTATACAATGATCCGGCAGTGACTGCAAACGTCGTCTCCATTTTGGAACAGGCCAACGATCCGCACATCCAGGAGATTATAGAAATTCCGGTCAGCCCCGCGTCCGAAGACTTTTCCTATTACACGGAAAAAATACCCGGGACGTTCTATAACATCGGCTGCAAACCGAAAGGCGTTGACAAGCCGTATCTCAACCATCATCCCAAATTTGATATTGACGAAGCCGCACTCCTCGTTTCTGCAAAATCTGTAGCACATGTCGTGTGCGAGTATAATCATAATGAGGGATTGCCGGTGTCTGACGCGTCAGGATAA
- a CDS encoding small-conductance mechanosensitive channel: MTVSKEAKSIVTTSSANVPETLDFEAFHAKSHFWGRLTIWGVILLTLLLPLYLSFVLGFHPGWSAILSGFLAYAAVIAAVWVIEPISYYPILGVSGTYLAFLNGNIGNMCLPSASIAQATIGAEPGTKKGELAATLAISAAAIVNTTVLIFVVLGGSIVISLLPTSFVEAFRFVLPAVYGGVIAQFAIKKPVWGIVGVAFGLFVNLGPVPRSLQTFLCILGTVAACMLLEKIKTKKAGS; the protein is encoded by the coding sequence ATGACCGTAAGTAAAGAAGCGAAAAGCATCGTCACAACAAGCAGCGCCAATGTGCCTGAAACTCTCGATTTCGAAGCCTTCCATGCCAAATCACATTTTTGGGGCCGCCTGACTATCTGGGGCGTCATCTTATTAACTCTTCTGTTACCGCTTTACCTATCCTTCGTACTAGGATTTCATCCTGGTTGGTCTGCAATCCTTTCAGGCTTTCTGGCGTATGCTGCCGTCATCGCCGCCGTCTGGGTTATTGAACCGATCAGCTACTACCCGATCCTAGGCGTTTCGGGAACATATCTGGCATTCCTGAATGGGAATATCGGGAATATGTGCCTTCCAAGCGCTTCGATTGCGCAAGCGACAATCGGCGCGGAACCTGGAACAAAAAAGGGTGAATTGGCGGCAACACTTGCGATCTCCGCTGCGGCTATCGTCAATACAACGGTTCTTATTTTCGTTGTTCTCGGAGGGTCCATTGTTATCTCGCTTTTGCCGACTTCATTCGTTGAAGCATTCAGGTTTGTTCTACCAGCGGTCTACGGCGGGGTCATCGCGCAATTCGCGATTAAAAAGCCTGTCTGGGGGATTGTCGGCGTCGCGTTCGGTTTATTCGTCAACTTAGGCCCGGTGCCTCGGTCCCTTCAGACGTTCCTATGCATTTTAGGCACTGTGGCAGCATGTATGCTATTGGAAAAAATTAAAACAAAGAAAGCAGGGAGCTAA
- a CDS encoding DUF5058 family protein gives MAEVLKIANSFPLWIIASLVIGLVFFQAFKFMSLASKASNSVGMSRDEVKSAIRAGAISSLGPSFAILIIAISLLSLIGNPVTLIRIGIIGSAPIEMLGASLGAEATGVELGSSDFTAIAFTNAVWVMCLGGMGWLLFTALFTKSLGKMQAKVTSSPKNVTLFQLVSTAAMIGAFGYLGSAQMVKGVNESIVLVVAFLVMPILLAVAKKFHVKWLIEWSLGLVVIVGLTVGYLLS, from the coding sequence ATGGCTGAGGTATTGAAAATCGCAAACAGTTTTCCATTATGGATCATCGCATCACTTGTAATCGGGCTTGTATTCTTTCAAGCTTTTAAGTTTATGAGTCTTGCATCCAAAGCAAGTAATTCAGTCGGCATGTCAAGAGATGAGGTGAAATCGGCGATAAGAGCGGGGGCAATCAGTTCCTTGGGACCTTCCTTCGCCATTTTAATAATCGCCATATCTCTATTGTCCTTGATCGGGAATCCGGTGACATTAATACGGATCGGGATTATCGGTTCCGCCCCTATTGAAATGTTAGGTGCAAGTTTAGGAGCCGAAGCAACTGGTGTTGAGCTTGGATCATCCGATTTCACTGCAATCGCTTTCACGAATGCCGTTTGGGTAATGTGTCTGGGCGGGATGGGATGGCTTTTGTTCACTGCACTCTTCACCAAGTCACTTGGAAAAATGCAGGCAAAGGTGACAAGCTCCCCTAAAAATGTAACGCTGTTTCAACTCGTCTCAACCGCAGCTATGATCGGGGCATTCGGGTATCTTGGCAGCGCCCAAATGGTGAAAGGGGTTAACGAGTCGATCGTATTGGTGGTCGCTTTTCTAGTCATGCCGATTCTTCTAGCGGTCGCAAAGAAGTTTCATGTCAAATGGTTGATTGAATGGTCGCTCGGACTCGTAGTCATTGTCGGTTTAACAGTTGGATACTTATTAAGCTAA
- a CDS encoding helix-turn-helix domain-containing protein: MNGCNEAPFFSEGKLKDSELTILVESIRSITSSLDLGEVLETIMTNVLKIIPSAQGGYLLLYDVAEERLIPKAPIGYDHRIYGFRVKVGESITGTVFRDGIGKVLKSKEEVEAEMRLNHITEENYQSITTASGSPGFPSSLIAVPISIAEKRIGVMTVLQWNGRKPFDEHDLLLMQGFAEQAAIAIQNAQYYTEVNDRVKEITDLSNQLEERNSLLQQRYEVHEALTNLSLENKGFEAIIHEFNQMLSKPVHFYNVIDHQLYSPNASRLSDPQAEEFRKLFNADKEPRYVENCSVQAGTCYLLPVFNGSVFLGCFIVPTRGTISESDRMTLEQGSSIIAIELIKKQTMTEYFYKQTYEQFRELLAYRTEEQFKRFGSRLGVDVYSYWCMAIIEIPQYNDLQRLEIEIHQLVLKIQNSLNPFGKMIFGMQNRVYILSSLENPDAVDGLVDDLMRIQTKWMKSESSPFIGGISAVYKGLKNIREFYNEAKDTVTYLAERNRFEWMKYEQIGLNRLFLHQEPHIIKQFIDEVFSPLTSKNDANTEMEQTILVYLKTNRSAKETAKQLHIHPNTLYQRLKKIEKLLQMDFDDSDDLLKIHLACYLKMAVVK, encoded by the coding sequence ATGAATGGTTGCAATGAAGCGCCTTTCTTCTCGGAGGGCAAGCTGAAAGACTCTGAACTGACTATTTTAGTGGAGAGTATCCGTTCCATCACCTCGAGTCTCGACTTGGGTGAGGTTTTGGAAACGATTATGACCAATGTGTTGAAGATAATTCCATCAGCGCAGGGGGGATACTTACTCCTCTATGATGTTGCGGAGGAGCGTCTAATCCCGAAAGCGCCGATAGGGTACGACCACCGAATTTACGGGTTCCGGGTAAAAGTGGGAGAATCGATTACGGGGACGGTATTTAGAGACGGAATCGGGAAGGTTCTCAAGTCCAAAGAGGAAGTCGAGGCGGAAATGCGGCTAAATCATATTACGGAGGAGAACTATCAATCCATCACCACGGCTTCAGGAAGTCCAGGCTTCCCCAGCTCCCTCATTGCTGTGCCGATTTCAATAGCAGAAAAAAGGATTGGCGTCATGACCGTCCTTCAATGGAACGGAAGAAAGCCATTTGATGAACATGACCTCCTCTTGATGCAAGGGTTTGCCGAACAGGCAGCCATTGCGATCCAGAACGCCCAATATTATACCGAAGTGAATGACAGGGTGAAGGAAATCACTGATTTGAGCAATCAACTTGAGGAGAGAAATTCCTTGCTACAACAGAGATATGAAGTCCATGAAGCACTTACGAATCTTTCGCTTGAGAATAAGGGGTTCGAAGCAATCATCCACGAATTCAATCAGATGCTTTCCAAGCCTGTCCATTTTTACAATGTCATTGATCATCAGCTGTATTCCCCAAATGCAAGCCGATTATCTGATCCGCAAGCAGAGGAATTCCGTAAACTCTTCAATGCAGACAAGGAACCGCGATATGTTGAAAATTGCAGTGTGCAAGCCGGGACATGCTATCTGCTTCCCGTCTTCAACGGAAGTGTTTTCCTTGGATGTTTTATTGTCCCGACCAGAGGAACAATCTCCGAATCGGATCGGATGACACTCGAGCAAGGAAGCTCGATTATCGCAATCGAGTTAATCAAAAAGCAGACAATGACAGAGTACTTTTATAAACAAACCTATGAGCAGTTTCGTGAATTGCTTGCATACAGGACTGAAGAACAGTTCAAGCGGTTCGGAAGCCGGCTGGGAGTGGATGTCTATTCTTACTGGTGTATGGCAATCATCGAAATCCCACAATACAATGATTTGCAACGACTTGAAATAGAGATCCATCAATTGGTCTTGAAAATCCAAAATAGCTTGAATCCGTTCGGAAAAATGATTTTCGGCATGCAAAATAGAGTGTACATCCTTTCCTCGCTGGAAAATCCCGATGCAGTTGACGGACTAGTGGATGACCTGATGAGAATTCAAACCAAATGGATGAAGAGTGAAAGTTCTCCTTTTATAGGCGGAATAAGTGCCGTTTATAAGGGGCTCAAGAATATTAGGGAGTTTTACAACGAAGCTAAAGATACGGTCACTTACTTGGCGGAGCGCAATCGTTTCGAATGGATGAAATATGAACAAATCGGCTTGAATCGCTTATTTTTACATCAAGAACCACATATTATCAAGCAATTCATCGATGAAGTATTTTCTCCTTTGACTTCTAAAAATGACGCAAACACGGAGATGGAACAAACGATTCTCGTTTACTTGAAAACTAACCGGTCAGCTAAAGAAACGGCCAAACAGCTCCACATCCATCCCAACACCCTCTACCAGCGCTTGAAAAAAATTGAGAAACTGCTGCAAATGGACTTTGACGATAGTGATGATCTCTTGAAAATTCACTTAGCCTGTTATTTGAAAATGGCTGTTGTGAAGTAG
- a CDS encoding LacI family DNA-binding transcriptional regulator codes for MRNRVNAYDVAKLAGVSQSTVSRVLNNYSHVKKSTREKVLVAIKELGFTPDEIARSLASKKTHTIGLIVGDISNPFYAETAHYILREAREYDYDVIIVDTDTDDSNFDRSIQTLIGKRVDGIIIASVRKTNQKVSELIQRDFPLIFYNRKIDDDGQANFVVIDNELGAKMAVNHLIQLNHQRIAYISGPCTYSTFNDRFLGYKSALEENGINYDESLVYQDELSYEKVLEFSLKLMRDQDRPTSFFASTDHIALAVMDAAAQNGFHIPYNISIIGFDDIDIASSPYIGLSTISQQKKKMASLVLKELISIIDNKSDELIQITLEPELLIRKTTGINVQIRSNG; via the coding sequence ATGAGGAATAGAGTAAATGCTTATGATGTTGCAAAATTAGCCGGAGTATCACAATCTACAGTTTCAAGAGTGCTAAATAATTATTCCCATGTAAAAAAGTCTACAAGGGAGAAAGTTCTTGTAGCGATAAAAGAACTTGGATTTACGCCGGATGAAATCGCTAGAAGTTTAGCAAGCAAAAAGACACACACAATAGGTCTGATTGTAGGAGATATTTCGAATCCATTTTATGCGGAAACCGCCCACTATATCCTGAGAGAGGCAAGAGAATATGATTATGACGTAATAATTGTAGATACGGATACAGATGATAGTAACTTTGATCGATCGATTCAAACGTTAATTGGCAAACGTGTGGATGGCATTATTATTGCCTCTGTTAGAAAAACAAATCAAAAAGTTAGTGAGCTGATTCAAAGGGATTTCCCCTTAATTTTTTATAACAGAAAAATAGATGATGATGGTCAGGCAAACTTTGTTGTCATAGATAATGAATTGGGAGCAAAAATGGCCGTTAATCATTTAATTCAGCTGAACCACCAAAGAATTGCCTATATATCGGGTCCGTGTACATATTCAACTTTTAATGATCGCTTTCTAGGTTACAAATCCGCACTTGAAGAAAATGGAATTAATTATGATGAAAGTTTAGTTTATCAAGATGAGCTTTCCTATGAAAAAGTGCTTGAGTTTTCTCTGAAACTAATGCGTGATCAAGACCGACCTACTAGTTTTTTTGCTTCTACAGATCATATAGCACTTGCAGTAATGGATGCTGCGGCACAGAATGGTTTCCATATTCCGTATAATATTTCGATTATTGGATTTGATGATATTGATATAGCGAGCAGTCCCTATATTGGTCTTAGTACAATCTCTCAACAAAAAAAGAAGATGGCGTCGTTAGTATTAAAGGAACTCATATCGATTATCGATAATAAAAGTGACGAATTAATACAGATTACATTGGAACCAGAACTCTTGATTCGCAAAACAACTGGGATTAACGTCCAAATTAGAAGTAATGGCTAG
- a CDS encoding SDR family NAD(P)-dependent oxidoreductase, with protein MSKINIQSYFDLTDQTAIVTGASKGIGREIALLLAESGADVALIARKQEELEDVAAEIEKLGRKALPISFDLTKTNEIEGVIDHIYKHFGRIDILINNAGINIPEPAEEVSIENWDTIMNINLKSVFFMSKATGKYMKEHNRGKIVNISSQMAFVGYYKRSAYSTSKGGITQLTKALAIEWASNNINVNAIAPTFIETPMTAPMFEDREFKNEVLSRIPLGRLAKTEDLFGAVIYLASNASNMVTGQTLVVDGGWTVW; from the coding sequence ATGAGTAAGATCAATATCCAATCCTATTTTGATTTAACAGACCAAACGGCGATTGTAACAGGAGCTAGTAAGGGGATTGGAAGAGAAATCGCATTGTTGTTGGCGGAATCGGGTGCGGATGTTGCTTTAATTGCAAGAAAGCAAGAGGAGTTAGAAGATGTTGCTGCTGAAATTGAAAAATTAGGAAGGAAAGCATTACCTATATCATTTGATTTAACGAAGACGAATGAAATTGAAGGAGTAATTGATCATATTTATAAGCACTTTGGAAGAATTGATATATTGATTAATAATGCAGGAATAAATATTCCCGAACCAGCAGAAGAAGTTTCCATTGAAAACTGGGACACAATCATGAATATCAATTTGAAGAGTGTATTCTTCATGTCTAAAGCCACCGGTAAATATATGAAAGAGCATAATAGAGGAAAAATAGTCAATATTTCTTCTCAAATGGCATTTGTCGGGTATTACAAACGAAGTGCATACTCAACTAGTAAAGGTGGAATTACGCAGTTGACGAAAGCGCTTGCAATTGAGTGGGCCTCTAACAATATAAATGTGAATGCAATCGCCCCAACTTTCATTGAAACACCGATGACCGCGCCCATGTTTGAAGATCGAGAGTTTAAAAACGAAGTATTAAGTAGAATTCCTCTAGGTAGGCTGGCTAAAACAGAAGATCTTTTTGGAGCAGTTATATACTTAGCTTCAAATGCATCTAATATGGTTACAGGGCAAACGTTAGTGGTTGATGGAGGGTGGACTGTTTGGTAA